The following proteins come from a genomic window of Nicotiana tomentosiformis chromosome 12, ASM39032v3, whole genome shotgun sequence:
- the LOC108946280 gene encoding uncharacterized protein — MTFVYAKCLSLERLELWDNLYYLASDMELPWLVGGDFNVVLHEDEKIGGLPIHPPEYDDFSFCTNSCGKFDQGYKGGPFTWWNGRPNAACIFKKLDRIFVNLPFQNILPTIEVEHLIRTGSDHVSLLMTGGKKAANFTRPFRFLNSWTKHETFMEVVKQNWHADFIGDPFLIFKHKLKKVKIALSQWIRQTFGDIFKQLAILEDIVMVKEMLFEEEPTIENRIILQRTQSELKKYLSLEEQYWKQKAGMTWFAEGDRNTSFFHNHVNENRKKLQIKRIQNGTGNWLEDQYQIAIAAVEFFQNQYPTLEEVKATIFGLNGNSSSGPDGFTGLFYQECWEIICNDIHNMVLHFFGGAALPKSITHTNLVMLPKKQRPESFSDL, encoded by the exons ATGACATTTGTGTATGCAAAATGCTTATCTCTAGAGAGATTGGAACTCTGGGATAATCTGTATTATTTAGCAAGTGATATGGAGTTACCCTGGCtagtaggaggggatttcaatgtggTGTTACATGAGGATGAGAAAATAGGGGGCTTACCAATACATCCGCCAGAATATGATGATTTTTCCTTCTGTACAAACTCATGTGGAAAATTTGATCAAGGATACAAGGGCGGTCCATTCACTTGGTGGAATGGCAGGCCTAATGCAGCCTGTATATTCAAAAAATTGGATAGGATATTTGTGAATTTACCATTTCAAAATATTCTTCCTACAATAGAAGTTGAGCACTTAATTCGAACTGGATCAGATCATGTGTCATTACTGATGACTGGAGGAAAAAAAGCTGCAAACTTTACTAGACCATTCAGATTCTTGAATTCATGGACAAAGCATGAAACCTTCATGGAAGTAGTAAAACAGAACTGGCATGCAGATTTCATTGGAGACCCCTTTTTGATATTCAAGCACAAGCTGAAAAAAGTAAAGATAGCACTATCACAATGGATTAGGCAGACCTTTGGGGACATATTCAAACAATTGGCAATACTAGAAGATATTGTGATGGTTAAAGAAATGTTGTTTGAGGAGGAGCCAACAATAGAGAACAGAATCATCCTTCAGAGAACTCAatcagaattgaagaaatacctAAGTTTGGAGGAGCAGTACTGGAAGCAGAAAGCTGGAATGACTTGGTTTGCTGAGGGTGATAGAAATACGAGCTTTTTCCACAATCATGtcaatgaaaataggaagaagttaCAAATAAAAAGGATCCAGAATGGAACAGGGAATTGGCTAGAAGACCAATATCAAATTGCAATTGCCGCAGTTGAATTCTTTCAAAATCA GTATCCAACATTGGAAGAGGTTAAAGCAACTATATTTGGGTTAAATGGAAACAGTTCCAGTGGCCCCGATGGATTCACTGGCTTGTTTTATCAAGAATGCTGGGAGATCATCTGCAATGACATTCACAACATGGTATTACATTTCTTTGGAGGGGCAGCATTACCAAAATCCATCACTCACACAAACTTGGTTATGCTACCAAAGAAACAAAGACCAGAATCATTTTCAGACCTATGA
- the LOC138902645 gene encoding uncharacterized protein, with protein sequence MATSSLVTEVKERQYEDLVLVHYRNTTPQKEKIPFEITKDGVLKYRGRLCIPNVAGLRRQVMGENHYSRYSIHLGATKMYHDIREVYWWDEMKEDIGEFVAQCPNC encoded by the coding sequence atggcaacatcctctttagtaactgaagtaaaggaacgccagtacgaggatcttgtgttagttcattataggaataccacccctcagaaggagaagataCCATTTGAAATTACAAAAGATGGGGTCCTCAaatatcgaggacgattatgtatccctaatgttgcagggctgcgtcggcaggttatgggagaaaatcactattctcgttattctatccatctaggagcgacaaagatgtatcacgatatcagggaagtatattggtgggacgAAATGAAAGAGGATATAggggagtttgttgctcagtgccctaactgttAG